A single region of the Streptomyces sp. NBC_00425 genome encodes:
- a CDS encoding AIM24 family protein: MYGAPGGGPTVHDPMTLPVDDNVNSYTFCVELKGSQWFLQKGKMIAYYGSIDFNGVGHGRLDRLVRTSFHSPLHASDWVVAEGSGKMLLADRAFDVNSYDLEDGNLTIRSGNLLAFQPSLSLKQSIVPGFLTLIGTGKFVAASNGPVVFMEPPLRVDPQALVGWADCPSPCHHYDHGYMTGVMGGLRALTGLGGASGEEHQFEFVGAGTVLLQSTETLMAEQATGAVPHEPGVPGAGGVPGGQGGHGTPSGAPRLPGQLGDLQRRFGL; the protein is encoded by the coding sequence ATGTACGGGGCTCCGGGCGGCGGCCCGACGGTGCACGACCCCATGACCCTGCCGGTCGACGACAACGTGAACAGCTACACCTTCTGCGTGGAGCTCAAGGGGAGCCAGTGGTTCCTGCAGAAGGGGAAGATGATCGCCTACTACGGGTCGATCGACTTCAACGGCGTCGGACACGGCCGGCTGGACCGTCTGGTGCGCACTTCCTTCCATTCGCCTCTGCACGCGAGCGACTGGGTCGTGGCGGAGGGCTCGGGCAAGATGCTCCTCGCCGACCGGGCCTTCGACGTGAACTCCTACGACCTCGAAGACGGCAACCTGACCATTCGCTCGGGCAATCTGCTCGCTTTTCAGCCAAGTCTGTCGCTCAAGCAGTCGATCGTGCCGGGATTCCTCACCCTCATCGGAACCGGAAAGTTCGTGGCCGCGTCCAACGGGCCGGTGGTGTTCATGGAACCCCCGCTCCGGGTGGACCCTCAGGCGCTCGTCGGCTGGGCCGACTGCCCCTCCCCGTGCCATCACTACGACCACGGCTACATGACCGGCGTGATGGGCGGTCTACGTGCACTGACGGGCCTCGGCGGCGCCTCCGGGGAGGAGCACCAGTTCGAGTTCGTCGGCGCCGGGACGGTGCTGCTGCAGTCGACCGAGACCCTGATGGCCGAGCAGGCCACGGGGGCGGTTCCGCACGAGCCCGGAGTGCCCGGCGCGGGCGGCGTCCCAGGTGGGCAAGGGGGTCACGGTACGCCGTCCGGCGCACCGCGCCTTCCCGGACAGCTGGGGGACCTCCAGCGTCGCTTCGGGCTGTGA
- a CDS encoding MarR family winged helix-turn-helix transcriptional regulator — METETATRWLTQAEQCAWRTHLEVNRLLTYQLEKDLQPFGLTMNDYEILVNLSESEGVRMRMSDLASATLQSKSRLSHQITRMENADLVRRENCESDRRGLYAVLTDHGLETMQKVAPHHVDSVRRHFIDLLSPEALTELSKALKPVAENLRGRRGRP, encoded by the coding sequence ATGGAGACCGAAACGGCCACGCGCTGGCTGACCCAAGCGGAGCAGTGCGCCTGGCGCACCCATCTGGAGGTCAACAGGCTGTTGACGTACCAGCTCGAGAAGGATCTTCAGCCGTTCGGACTGACCATGAACGACTACGAGATCCTGGTGAACCTCTCCGAGTCGGAGGGCGTCCGGATGCGCATGAGCGACCTCGCCTCCGCCACCCTCCAGTCCAAGAGCCGGCTCTCGCACCAGATCACCCGCATGGAGAACGCCGATCTGGTGCGCCGGGAGAACTGCGAGTCCGACCGCCGCGGTCTGTACGCGGTCCTGACCGACCACGGCCTGGAGACCATGCAGAAGGTCGCGCCGCACCACGTGGACTCGGTGCGACGACACTTCATCGATCTCCTGTCCCCCGAGGCCCTGACGGAACTCTCCAAGGCCCTGAAGCCCGTCGCGGAGAACCTCCGCGGGCGGCGGGGAAGGCCGTAG
- a CDS encoding MFS transporter: MSASSSVRPSYAAVLRVPHARRTFAAALTGRSSYAIVPLSVMLAVTRSSGSYAVAGAVMALFGATAVFLSPARATLVDRHGPRRALAPMTAGHIMLLGLLATAVSGPDAVPAPALGALAAAAGACVPPLGPTMRAVWTRLAPDPALLQRAYSLDGVAEELLFVTGPLLVGVLVGFAPPAAGIVVGAALMAVGTAGFLSSPALRAAPAGADAVRRGGGGLRGLGRPVAAIAGVGLALGVVDLLVVAFAERHGHGTGGAGVAWVLAALSAGSAVGGLLNGAVPWRTPPAARLPLLTAGLGLTLCGAALAPGLGTLAAAVAVAGFFVSPALTTAYLVADEVAAPQARVRAGAWINTAVNAGCTAGTAVAGALAGRLPVGACFALTGAAVLATAALVAGASGRGTPGKGTPGEGTPRDTGELVPLA, encoded by the coding sequence ATGTCCGCTTCGTCCTCCGTGCGGCCTTCCTATGCCGCCGTCCTGCGGGTCCCGCACGCCCGCCGCACCTTCGCCGCCGCCCTGACCGGCCGGTCGTCCTACGCGATCGTCCCGCTGTCCGTGATGCTCGCCGTGACCCGGTCCTCGGGCTCGTACGCGGTCGCCGGCGCCGTGATGGCGCTGTTCGGGGCCACCGCCGTCTTCCTGTCGCCCGCGCGGGCGACCCTCGTCGACCGCCACGGGCCGCGCCGGGCGCTCGCGCCGATGACGGCCGGGCACATCATGCTGCTCGGTCTGCTGGCCACTGCGGTCTCCGGGCCGGACGCCGTCCCCGCACCGGCGCTCGGCGCCCTCGCCGCGGCCGCCGGGGCCTGTGTGCCACCGCTGGGGCCGACCATGCGGGCCGTCTGGACCCGGCTCGCCCCCGACCCGGCCCTGCTCCAGCGCGCCTACAGCCTCGACGGCGTCGCCGAGGAACTGCTGTTCGTGACCGGGCCGCTGCTGGTCGGCGTCCTCGTCGGCTTCGCACCGCCGGCCGCCGGGATCGTGGTCGGCGCGGCCCTGATGGCCGTGGGCACGGCCGGGTTCCTGTCGTCCCCGGCGCTGCGTGCGGCGCCCGCGGGCGCTGACGCCGTGCGGCGGGGCGGCGGCGGGCTGCGCGGGCTCGGGCGGCCCGTGGCCGCGATCGCCGGCGTCGGGCTGGCGCTGGGCGTGGTCGACCTGCTGGTCGTGGCGTTCGCGGAACGGCACGGACACGGCACCGGCGGGGCGGGCGTGGCCTGGGTGCTGGCGGCGCTGTCGGCCGGCAGCGCCGTCGGCGGCCTGCTCAACGGCGCCGTGCCCTGGCGGACGCCGCCCGCGGCCCGGCTGCCGCTGCTCACGGCGGGCCTCGGGCTGACACTGTGCGGCGCCGCCCTGGCGCCGGGGCTCGGCACCCTGGCGGCGGCCGTCGCGGTCGCCGGGTTCTTCGTGTCGCCGGCGCTCACCACGGCCTACCTCGTCGCCGACGAGGTCGCCGCGCCGCAGGCCCGGGTGCGGGCGGGGGCGTGGATCAACACGGCCGTCAACGCGGGCTGCACGGCGGGCACGGCGGTCGCCGGGGCGCTGGCCGGGCGGCTGCCGGTGGGGGCGTGCTTCGCGCTGACCGGGGCGGCGGTGCTCGCGACGGCGGCGCTCGTCGCGGGCGCGTCGGGGCGGGGCACGCCGGGGAAGGGAACGCCCGGGGAGGGCACGCCGAGGGACACGGGCGAACTCGTGCCCCTCGCCTGA
- the meaB gene encoding methylmalonyl Co-A mutase-associated GTPase MeaB, whose protein sequence is MQDVSSLVAQAREGRPRAVARLISLVEGASPQLREVMAALAPLTGNAYVVGLTGSPGVGKSTSTSALVTAYRRQGRRVGVLAVDPSSPFSGGALLGDRVRMSDHASDPGVYIRSMATRGHLGGLAWSAPQAIRVLDAAGCDVILVETVGVGQSEVEIASQADTSVVLLAPGMGDGIQAAKAGILEIGDVYVVNKADRDGADATARELNHMLGLGEARGAGDWRPPIVKTVAARSEGVDEVVEALEKHRAWMEEHGVLAERRRARAAREVETIAVTALRERIGDLHGDRRLSSLADRIVTGELDPYRAADELVAGLTEG, encoded by the coding sequence ATGCAGGACGTCTCCTCGCTGGTCGCCCAGGCCAGGGAAGGCCGCCCCCGGGCCGTGGCCCGGCTGATCTCCCTCGTGGAGGGGGCGTCCCCGCAGCTCAGGGAGGTCATGGCGGCCCTGGCGCCGCTCACCGGCAACGCGTACGTGGTCGGGCTGACGGGGTCGCCGGGCGTGGGCAAGTCCACCTCGACGTCCGCGCTGGTCACCGCCTACCGCAGGCAGGGCAGGCGGGTCGGCGTGCTCGCCGTCGACCCGTCGTCCCCGTTCTCCGGGGGCGCGCTGCTCGGCGACCGGGTCCGGATGTCCGACCACGCCTCCGACCCCGGCGTCTACATCCGCTCCATGGCCACCCGCGGCCACCTCGGCGGCCTCGCCTGGTCGGCGCCGCAGGCGATCCGCGTGCTGGACGCGGCGGGCTGCGACGTGATCCTGGTCGAGACGGTCGGCGTGGGCCAGTCGGAGGTCGAGATCGCCTCCCAGGCGGACACCAGCGTCGTCCTGCTGGCCCCGGGAATGGGCGACGGCATCCAGGCGGCCAAGGCGGGCATCCTGGAGATCGGCGACGTCTACGTCGTCAACAAGGCCGACCGGGACGGCGCCGACGCCACCGCCCGCGAACTGAACCACATGCTCGGCCTCGGCGAGGCCCGCGGCGCCGGGGACTGGCGGCCGCCGATCGTGAAGACCGTGGCCGCGCGCTCCGAAGGCGTCGACGAGGTCGTCGAGGCGCTGGAGAAGCACCGGGCGTGGATGGAGGAGCACGGCGTCCTCGCCGAGCGCCGCCGCGCCCGCGCCGCCCGCGAGGTCGAGACGATCGCCGTCACGGCCCTGCGCGAACGCATCGGCGACCTCCACGGCGACCGCCGCCTGAGCAGCCTGGCGGACCGCATCGTCACCGGCGAACTCGACCCCTACCGGGCGGCCGACGAACTGGTGGCGGGGCTCACGGAGGGCTGA
- a CDS encoding acetyl-CoA C-acetyltransferase has protein sequence MTDSTGSNGTTSVIVAGARTPMGRLLGSLKSFSGADLGGFAIKAALDRAGIGGDQVQYVIMGQVLQAGAGQIPARQAAVKAGIPMNVPALTINKVCLSGLDAIALADQLIRAGEFDVVVAGGQESMTNAPHLLPKSREGFKYGAIEMLDAMAHDGLTDAFENVAMGESTEKHNTRLGIARPEQDEIAALSHQRAAAAQKNGVFEAEITPVEIPQRKGEPVVFSKDEGIRADTTAESLGKLRPAFAKDGTITAGSSSQISDGAAAVVVMSKAKAQELGLEWIAEIGAHGNVAGPDNSLQSQPSNAIAHALKKEGLQVSDLDLVEINEAFAAVAVQSMKDLGVSTEKVNVNGGAIALGHPIGMSGARLVLHLALELKRRGGGVGAAALCGGGGQGDALIVRVPKA, from the coding sequence ATGACTGACTCGACTGGCTCCAACGGCACGACCTCGGTGATCGTCGCGGGCGCGCGTACGCCCATGGGACGGCTGCTGGGCTCCCTCAAGTCCTTCTCCGGAGCCGATCTCGGCGGCTTCGCGATCAAGGCCGCCCTCGACCGCGCGGGCATCGGCGGCGACCAGGTGCAGTACGTGATCATGGGCCAGGTGCTGCAGGCCGGGGCGGGGCAGATCCCGGCCCGCCAGGCCGCGGTCAAGGCCGGCATCCCGATGAACGTGCCGGCGCTCACGATCAACAAGGTGTGTCTCTCGGGCCTGGACGCGATCGCGCTCGCGGACCAGCTGATCCGCGCGGGTGAGTTCGACGTCGTGGTGGCCGGCGGCCAGGAGTCCATGACCAACGCCCCGCACCTGCTGCCGAAGTCCCGCGAGGGCTTCAAGTACGGCGCGATCGAGATGCTCGACGCGATGGCGCACGACGGTCTGACCGACGCCTTCGAGAACGTCGCCATGGGCGAGTCCACCGAGAAGCACAACACCCGTCTCGGCATCGCCCGTCCGGAGCAGGACGAGATCGCCGCCCTGTCCCACCAGCGGGCGGCCGCCGCCCAGAAGAACGGCGTCTTCGAGGCCGAGATCACCCCGGTCGAGATCCCGCAGCGCAAGGGCGAGCCGGTCGTCTTCAGCAAGGACGAGGGCATCCGCGCCGACACGACCGCGGAGTCCCTCGGCAAGCTCCGCCCGGCGTTCGCCAAGGACGGCACGATCACCGCGGGCTCGTCCTCGCAGATCTCCGACGGCGCGGCGGCCGTGGTCGTGATGAGCAAGGCCAAGGCGCAGGAGCTCGGCCTGGAGTGGATCGCGGAGATCGGCGCCCACGGCAACGTGGCCGGGCCGGACAACTCGCTGCAGTCCCAGCCCTCCAACGCCATCGCGCACGCCCTGAAGAAGGAGGGCCTGCAGGTCTCCGACCTCGACCTGGTCGAGATCAACGAGGCCTTCGCCGCCGTCGCGGTCCAGTCAATGAAGGACCTCGGCGTGTCCACGGAAAAGGTGAACGTCAACGGTGGTGCCATCGCCCTCGGCCACCCGATCGGCATGTCCGGCGCCCGGCTGGTGCTGCACCTGGCCCTGGAGCTCAAGCGGCGCGGCGGCGGCGTCGGCGCGGCGGCGCTGTGCGGCGGCGGCGGGCAGGGCGACGCGCTGATCGTGCGGGTGCCCAAGGCCTGA
- the mce gene encoding methylmalonyl-CoA epimerase, whose translation MLTRIDHIGIACHDLDATVEFYRSTYGFEVFHSEVNEEQGVREAMLKINDTSDGGASYLQLLEPTRPDSTVAKWLDKNGEGVHHIAFGTSDVDGEAADIRSKGVRVLYEEPRRGSMGSRITFLHPKDCHGVLTELVTSAPVESPEH comes from the coding sequence ATGCTGACGCGAATCGACCACATCGGGATCGCCTGCCACGACCTCGACGCGACCGTCGAGTTCTACCGTTCCACATACGGCTTCGAGGTGTTCCACTCCGAGGTCAACGAGGAGCAGGGCGTGCGCGAGGCCATGCTCAAGATCAATGACACTTCCGACGGCGGCGCCTCCTACCTGCAGCTTCTGGAGCCGACCCGCCCCGACTCGACCGTCGCCAAGTGGCTGGACAAGAACGGCGAGGGCGTTCACCACATCGCTTTCGGTACGTCGGACGTGGACGGCGAGGCCGCCGACATCCGCTCCAAGGGCGTACGCGTTCTGTACGAGGAGCCCCGACGCGGCTCCATGGGGTCACGAATCACCTTCCTGCACCCGAAGGATTGCCACGGAGTGCTGACAGAACTGGTCACATCGGCCCCTGTTGAGTCACCTGAGCACTGA
- the scy gene encoding polarized growth protein Scy gives MRGYESQEREPAADVDHLTRFEAEMKRLKTEREKAIQHAEDLGYQVEVLRAKLHEARRTIMSRPAFDGGDLGYQAEQLLRNAQMQADQLRQDAERELSQARAQTQRILQEHAEQAARLQAELHQEAVSRRQQLDQELAERRQNVESHVNENVAWAEQLRARTEAQARRLLDESRAEAEQALTAARAEAERVATEARQRLQADAESARAEAEQLLLRARTDAERLLNAASTQAQEASDHAEQLRTSTVTESDAARRQAGELSRAAEQRMSEAEEALRKAQAEADKVLAEAKETASKTLSGAESANEQRTRTAKEQVARLVSEATKEAETTKADAEQLVADARAEAEKIVAEASEKARTLTAEESATQLSKAAKTAEDVLIKAQEDAQRTTRAAGEEAERIRREAETEADRLRAEAHDIAEQLKGSAKDDTKEYRAKTVELQEEARRLRGEAEQLRADAVAEGEKIRAEARKEAVQQIEEAARTAEELLSKAKADADELRQKATADSEKVRTEAIERATALRRQAAETLERTRAEAERSREEAVELAETITSNAEQAARELREETERGIEVRQAEAAEELTRLQTETESRLASAEQALTDAREEAARIRREAVEETERLRSEAAERIRSLQQQADAEADRLRNEAAADASASRAEGEAVAVRLRSDAAAEAERLKTEAQDTADRVRAEAQAAAERLADEASETLAAAQEEAVRRRREAEELLGSARQEAGQERERAREQSEELLASARKRVEEAQTEAVRLVEEADRRATEMVSAAEQHAQQVRDSVAGLHEQAQDEITGLRSAAEHAADRVRREAEEEADRVRGDAYAERERAAEDAGRVRREASEAAQAAQALAEQTVGEAIAEAERLRSEASAHAQRVRTESSDTIAQAEQDASRTRADAREDANRIRSDAATQADTLITEARSEAERLQTETIAEAERLQSETIAEAERLRAESVAKAEKLISDASGDAERLRAEAAETVGSAQQHAERVRAEAERVRTEAAAEADRLMSVAREEADSTLDEARKEANKRRSEAAEQVDTLITETAAEADKLLSEAQTQAQKTTADAEAQADSMVGAARSEADRLVSEATVEGNSRVERARTDADELLIGARRDATAIRERAEELRDRITSEIESLHERARREAAETMKSTGDRCDALIKASEEQLAKAQAKARELVSDANSEAGKVRIAAVKKAEGLLKEAEQKKSALVREAEELKAEAIREARRTVEEGKRELEVLVRRREDINAEISRVQDVLEALESFEAPAGSKDGGVKAGAAIGAPRSGGKPSDG, from the coding sequence GTGCGGGGCTATGAGAGCCAGGAGCGGGAGCCGGCGGCTGACGTCGACCACCTGACTCGGTTCGAAGCCGAGATGAAGCGGCTGAAGACCGAGCGGGAAAAGGCGATCCAGCATGCCGAGGACCTCGGCTACCAGGTCGAGGTGCTGCGCGCCAAGTTGCACGAGGCGCGGCGCACCATCATGTCCCGGCCCGCCTTCGACGGCGGCGACCTCGGGTACCAGGCCGAGCAGTTGCTGCGCAACGCGCAGATGCAGGCCGACCAGCTGCGGCAGGACGCCGAACGGGAGCTGAGCCAGGCCCGGGCGCAGACGCAGCGGATCCTCCAGGAGCACGCCGAGCAGGCGGCCCGCCTCCAGGCGGAGCTGCACCAGGAGGCCGTCAGCCGTCGCCAGCAGCTCGATCAGGAGCTGGCCGAGCGCCGGCAGAACGTCGAGTCGCACGTCAACGAGAACGTGGCGTGGGCCGAGCAGCTGCGCGCCCGCACCGAGGCGCAGGCCCGCCGGCTGCTCGACGAGTCGCGGGCCGAGGCCGAGCAGGCCCTGACCGCCGCCCGCGCCGAGGCCGAGCGGGTGGCGACGGAGGCCCGCCAGCGGCTCCAGGCCGACGCCGAGTCGGCCCGCGCCGAGGCCGAGCAACTGCTGCTGCGGGCCCGCACCGACGCCGAGCGGCTGCTGAACGCCGCGTCCACGCAGGCGCAGGAGGCCAGCGACCACGCGGAACAGCTGCGCACCTCCACCGTCACCGAGTCCGACGCCGCCCGCCGGCAGGCCGGCGAGCTCAGCCGCGCCGCCGAGCAGCGCATGTCCGAGGCCGAGGAGGCGCTGCGCAAGGCGCAGGCCGAGGCCGACAAGGTGCTCGCCGAGGCCAAGGAGACCGCGTCGAAGACGCTCTCGGGCGCCGAGTCGGCGAACGAGCAGCGCACCCGCACCGCGAAGGAACAGGTCGCCCGGCTGGTCAGCGAGGCCACCAAGGAGGCCGAGACCACCAAGGCGGACGCCGAGCAGCTCGTCGCCGACGCCCGCGCCGAGGCCGAGAAGATCGTCGCGGAGGCCTCCGAGAAGGCCCGCACGCTCACCGCCGAGGAGAGCGCCACCCAGCTGTCGAAGGCGGCGAAGACCGCCGAGGACGTCCTCATCAAGGCCCAGGAGGACGCCCAGCGCACCACCAGGGCCGCCGGCGAGGAGGCCGAGCGGATCCGCCGCGAGGCGGAGACCGAGGCGGACCGGCTGCGCGCCGAGGCGCACGACATCGCCGAGCAGCTCAAGGGCTCGGCGAAGGACGACACCAAGGAGTACCGCGCCAAGACGGTCGAGCTCCAGGAGGAGGCCCGCCGGCTGCGCGGCGAGGCCGAGCAGCTGCGCGCCGACGCGGTCGCCGAGGGCGAGAAGATCCGCGCGGAGGCCCGCAAGGAGGCCGTCCAGCAGATCGAGGAGGCGGCCAGGACCGCCGAGGAGCTGCTGTCCAAGGCGAAGGCCGACGCGGACGAGCTGCGGCAGAAGGCCACCGCGGACAGCGAGAAGGTGCGCACCGAGGCCATCGAGCGCGCCACCGCGCTGCGCCGGCAGGCCGCCGAGACCCTGGAGCGCACCCGAGCGGAGGCCGAGCGCTCCCGCGAGGAGGCGGTGGAGCTCGCCGAGACCATCACCTCGAACGCCGAGCAGGCCGCGCGCGAGCTGCGTGAGGAGACCGAGCGAGGCATAGAGGTCCGGCAGGCGGAGGCAGCCGAGGAGCTGACCCGGCTGCAGACGGAGACGGAGAGCCGGCTGGCCTCCGCCGAGCAGGCGCTCACCGACGCCCGCGAGGAGGCCGCGCGGATCCGCCGCGAGGCCGTCGAGGAGACCGAGCGGCTGCGCTCCGAGGCCGCCGAGCGGATCCGCAGCCTCCAGCAGCAGGCCGACGCGGAGGCGGACCGGCTGCGCAACGAGGCCGCCGCCGACGCGTCCGCCTCGCGCGCCGAGGGCGAGGCCGTCGCGGTGCGGCTGCGGTCCGACGCCGCCGCGGAGGCGGAGCGCCTCAAGACCGAGGCGCAGGACACCGCCGACCGGGTGCGCGCGGAGGCGCAGGCCGCGGCCGAGCGGCTGGCCGACGAGGCGTCCGAGACGCTGGCCGCCGCCCAGGAGGAGGCCGTCCGGCGTCGGCGCGAGGCCGAGGAGCTGCTCGGTTCCGCCCGCCAGGAGGCCGGCCAGGAGCGTGAGCGGGCCCGCGAGCAGAGCGAGGAACTGCTGGCCTCGGCGCGCAAGCGCGTGGAGGAGGCGCAGACCGAGGCCGTCCGGCTGGTCGAGGAGGCGGACCGGCGGGCCACCGAGATGGTGTCGGCGGCCGAGCAGCACGCGCAGCAGGTGCGGGATTCCGTGGCCGGACTGCACGAGCAGGCGCAGGACGAGATCACCGGGCTGCGCTCGGCCGCCGAGCACGCGGCGGACCGCGTCCGGCGCGAGGCCGAGGAGGAGGCGGACCGGGTCCGCGGCGACGCCTACGCCGAGCGGGAGCGGGCCGCGGAGGACGCGGGCCGGGTCCGGCGGGAGGCGAGCGAGGCGGCGCAGGCGGCGCAGGCGCTGGCCGAGCAGACCGTCGGCGAGGCGATCGCGGAGGCGGAGCGGCTGCGCTCGGAGGCGTCCGCGCACGCCCAGCGGGTGCGCACCGAGTCGTCGGACACCATCGCCCAGGCCGAGCAGGACGCGTCGCGCACCCGCGCCGACGCCCGCGAGGACGCCAACCGCATCCGCTCGGACGCGGCGACGCAGGCCGACACCCTCATCACCGAGGCACGAAGCGAGGCGGAGCGGCTCCAGACGGAGACCATCGCCGAGGCCGAGCGGCTGCAGTCGGAGACGATCGCGGAGGCCGAGCGGCTGCGTGCCGAGTCGGTCGCCAAGGCGGAGAAGCTGATCTCGGACGCGTCGGGGGACGCGGAGCGGCTGCGCGCCGAGGCCGCCGAGACCGTGGGGTCCGCGCAGCAGCACGCCGAGCGGGTCCGGGCCGAGGCGGAGCGCGTCCGGACGGAGGCGGCCGCGGAGGCCGACCGTCTGATGAGCGTGGCCCGCGAGGAGGCCGACTCGACGCTGGACGAGGCCCGCAAGGAGGCCAACAAGCGGCGCTCCGAGGCGGCCGAGCAGGTCGACACCCTCATCACGGAGACCGCGGCCGAGGCGGACAAGCTGCTCTCCGAGGCGCAGACCCAGGCGCAGAAGACCACCGCGGACGCGGAGGCGCAGGCCGACTCGATGGTCGGCGCGGCCCGCAGCGAGGCCGACCGGCTGGTCTCCGAGGCGACGGTGGAGGGCAACTCCCGGGTGGAGAGGGCCCGTACGGACGCGGACGAGCTGCTCATCGGCGCCCGGCGTGACGCGACGGCCATAAGGGAGCGGGCCGAGGAGCTGCGCGACCGCATCACGAGCGAGATCGAGTCGCTGCACGAGCGGGCCCGCCGTGAGGCCGCCGAGACGATGAAGTCGACCGGCGACCGCTGCGACGCGCTCATCAAGGCGTCCGAGGAGCAGCTCGCGAAGGCGCAGGCCAAGGCGCGGGAGCTGGTGTCGGACGCCAACTCCGAGGCCGGCAAGGTGCGTATCGCCGCCGTGAAGAAGGCGGAGGGGCTCCTCAAGGAGGCCGAGCAGAAGAAGTCGGCGCTGGTGCGGGAGGCCGAGGAGCTCAAGGCCGAGGCGATCCGCGAGGCGCGGCGCACGGTCGAGGAGGGCAAGCGGGAGCTGGAGGTCCTGGTGCGCCGGCGCGAGGACATCAACGCGGAGATCTCCCGGGTCCAGGACGTGCTGGAGGCGCTGGAGTCCTTCGAGGCGCCGGCCGGGAGCAAGGACGGGGGCGTCAAGGCGGGCGCCGCCATCGGAGCGCCCCGATCGGGTGGGAAGCCCTCGGACGGCTAG
- a CDS encoding ABC transporter ATP-binding protein, giving the protein MIELSGLTKRYGDTVAVNNLSFTVRPGIVTGFLGPNGAGKSTTMRMMLGLDRPTAGDVLIDGQHYDRLRDPLTYIGALLDAKAMHGGRSAFNHLLCLAQSNGIPRSRVHEVLDTVGLTSVARKKAKGFSLGMGQRLGIAGALLGDPRILMFDEPVNGLDPEGIHWIRTLMKSLASQGRTVFVSSHLMSEMALTADHLVVIGQGRLLADTSMADFIAQNSRSYVRIRTPQRERLLDVLHGAGTVVVETGSGVLEVDDGKPEHIGELAAQHQIVLHELSPQRASLEEAFMQLTAESVQYHAHPDVPMDTMDMPLDVPAGMPDVQPRQQWGDDWTRS; this is encoded by the coding sequence ATGATCGAGCTGTCGGGACTGACCAAGCGGTACGGCGACACGGTGGCGGTGAACAACCTCAGCTTCACCGTCAGACCGGGCATCGTCACGGGCTTCCTCGGTCCGAACGGCGCCGGGAAGTCCACCACCATGCGGATGATGCTCGGTCTCGACCGGCCGACCGCGGGGGACGTCCTCATCGACGGGCAGCACTACGACCGGCTCAGGGATCCCCTCACCTACATCGGCGCCCTGCTCGACGCCAAGGCCATGCACGGCGGGCGCAGCGCCTTCAACCATCTGCTGTGTCTCGCGCAGAGCAACGGCATCCCGCGGAGCCGGGTGCACGAGGTGCTGGACACCGTCGGGCTCACCTCCGTGGCGCGGAAGAAGGCCAAGGGGTTCTCGCTGGGCATGGGGCAGCGGCTGGGCATCGCCGGCGCGCTCCTCGGGGATCCCCGGATCCTGATGTTCGACGAGCCGGTCAACGGCCTCGACCCCGAGGGCATCCACTGGATCCGCACCCTGATGAAATCGCTGGCCTCGCAGGGGCGGACGGTGTTCGTCTCCTCCCATCTGATGAGCGAGATGGCGCTCACCGCGGATCATCTCGTCGTCATCGGGCAGGGCCGGCTGCTCGCCGACACCTCCATGGCCGACTTCATCGCGCAGAACTCGCGCAGTTACGTCCGTATCCGCACCCCGCAGCGGGAGCGGCTGCTCGATGTGCTGCACGGCGCCGGGACGGTGGTCGTCGAGACCGGCAGCGGGGTGCTGGAGGTCGACGACGGCAAGCCCGAGCACATCGGCGAGCTGGCCGCGCAGCACCAGATCGTGCTGCACGAGCTGAGCCCCCAGCGGGCCTCCCTGGAGGAGGCGTTCATGCAGCTCACCGCGGAGTCGGTGCAGTACCACGCGCACCCGGACGTGCCGATGGACACGATGGACATGCCCCTGGACGTGCCGGCGGGCATGCCCGACGTACAGCCCCGGCAGCAGTGGGGCGACGACTGGACGAGGAGCTGA
- a CDS encoding ABC transporter permease, whose translation MAATQVIRSEWTKIRSVASTVWTLSLAVVVTVALGVLISALSNHEFDNMGRGDRLSFDPTFVSFAGMTLGQLAMIVFGVLVVSNEYSTGMIRTSLAAVPQRGTFLFSKIAVATGLSLAVGLVTSFVTFFLGQAMLGSHRASIEDSGVLRAVIGGGLYMTLIAVFSMGMATMLRSPMLSLGILMPFFFLISNILGNVSATKKIGRYLPDQAGSRVMQVVTRIDDDTPYGPWGGFAIMALWTAAALAGGYLLLKQRDA comes from the coding sequence ATGGCGGCGACCCAGGTCATCCGGTCCGAATGGACCAAGATCCGGTCGGTTGCGTCCACGGTGTGGACACTCTCCCTCGCGGTGGTGGTCACCGTCGCCCTCGGCGTGCTGATCTCGGCGCTGTCGAACCACGAGTTCGACAACATGGGCCGAGGCGACCGGCTCTCCTTCGACCCCACCTTCGTCAGCTTCGCCGGGATGACCCTGGGTCAGCTCGCGATGATCGTGTTCGGGGTGCTGGTGGTGTCGAACGAGTACAGCACCGGCATGATCCGCACCTCGCTGGCCGCCGTGCCGCAGCGCGGCACCTTCCTGTTCAGCAAGATCGCGGTGGCCACCGGGCTCTCGCTGGCCGTGGGGCTCGTGACCAGCTTCGTCACGTTCTTCCTGGGACAGGCCATGCTCGGCTCGCACCGGGCGTCGATCGAGGACAGCGGCGTCCTGCGGGCGGTGATCGGCGGCGGTCTGTACATGACGCTCATCGCCGTCTTCTCGATGGGCATGGCCACGATGCTGCGCTCGCCGATGCTGTCGCTCGGCATCCTGATGCCGTTCTTCTTCCTGATCTCCAACATCCTCGGCAACGTCTCCGCCACGAAGAAGATCGGCCGGTATCTGCCCGACCAGGCGGGCAGCAGGGTGATGCAGGTGGTCACGCGGATCGACGACGACACCCCGTACGGGCCCTGGGGCGGGTTCGCGATCATGGCGCTGTGGACGGCGGCGGCCCTCGCCGGCGGCTACCTCCTGCTGAAGCAACGCGACGCGTAA